Part of the Gramella sp. Hel_I_59 genome, TTCTGAAGCTAAAGGCTTGTATTGTTCAGCAAATCTTGATGAGATAAGAGATTGCAATTATTATATTATTACCGTTCCAACTCCTGTTGATAAAAATAATAGGCCAGATCTTACTCCTTTGTACAAGAGTAGTGAAACTGTGGCTAAAGTATTGTCAAAAGGAGATGTAGTGGTTTATGAATCTACGGTCTATCCTGGAGTTACGGAGGATGAGTGTGTTCCAGTGCTTGAAAAACATTCAGGTCTAAAGTTTAATCAAGATTTCTTTGTAGGATATTCTCCAGAAAGAATAAATCCAGGGGATAAAGAACATACTGTTGAAAAAATTCTTAAGGTAACCGCTGGCTCAACACCAGAAATAGGAGAGCAGGTAAATAATCTATACGCTGAAGTAATTACAGCAGGAACACATTTAGCGCCAACGATTAAAGTGGCTGAAGCGGCAAAAGTTATAGAGAACTCCCAGAGAGATATAAATATTGCATTCGTAAATGAGCTGGCTAAAATTTTTAACATGATGGGTATCGATACGCAGGATGTTCTTGAGGCTGCTGGTACGAAATGGAATTTTTTACCTTTTAAACCTGGATTAGTTGGAGGGCACTGTATAGGTGTAGATCCATATTACTTAGCACAAAAAGCACAGGAAATTGGTTATCACCCGGAAATCATACTCGCAGGGAGACGAATGAATGATAGTATGGGGCAGTATGTGGCTTCGGAACTCGTTAAACTAATGCTTAAGAATGATATAAAGGTAAAGGCTTCGAAGATCTTGGTTTTAGGAATTACTTTCAAAGAGAATTGTCCTGACGTTAGGAATACTAAGGTGGTAGATGTAATTAAAAGCCTGAAAGAATATGGCATGGAGATTACTATTTACGACCCTCTAGCGAGTCCTTCCGAAGTAAAGCATGAATACGGATTAGAAATCGTTAAAACATTGCCTAAATCTAAATTTGATGCCATTCTGCTTACTGTGGCACATAAAGAATTTTTAGAACTTAATTTTGAAGATCTTAAAGAACCTACCTCTGTGGTGTATGATGTAAAAGGAGTATTAGGTGACAAGTGTGACAAAAAATTATAATAAATGAAAGTCAAGAATATTTGTTGCATTGGTGCGGGATATGTTGGCGGGCCAACTATGGCGGTAATAGCTCAAAAATGTCCTGAAATCAATGTCACTGTAGTAGATATTAACGAAAAAAGGATAGCTGCATGGAATGATAAGGATGTAAATAATATCCCTATATACGAACCTGGCTTGTCTGAAGTTGTAGAGCAGGCTCGAGGAAGAAATCTTTTTTTTTCGACTGATGTAGATGCTGCGATAGATCAAGCTGATATGATCTTTATTTCTGTGAACACGCCTACCAAAACTTATGGTATTGGAAAAGGTATGGCAGCTGATCTGAAATTTATAGAGTTATGTGCCAGGCAAATTGCCAGAGTCTCAACAACCGATAAAATTGTAGTCGAAAAATCAACTCTTCCAGTTCGAACTGCGGAAGCACTAAGAAATATTCTAGATAACACTGGAAATGGTGTCAAATATCAAATCTTATCTAATCCTGAATTTTTAGCCGAAGGTACAGCAGTGGATGACTTAATGGATCCAGATAGAGTGCTCATTGGAGGAGATATTGATACGATTGAAGGAGCTGAAGCTGTGGAAGCTTTAGTCGATGTTTATGCGCATTGGATTGACCGTGAAAGGATTCTGACTACGAATGTCTGGTCGTCTGAATTATCAAAACTTACCGCTAACGCTTTTTTAGCTCAACGAGTTTCAAGTATAAATGC contains:
- a CDS encoding nucleotide sugar dehydrogenase codes for the protein MKDTKKIAVIGLGYVGLPLARLFSTKFPVVGFDINSARVKELMSGTDSTLEVEDKVLQASLKNENSEAKGLYCSANLDEIRDCNYYIITVPTPVDKNNRPDLTPLYKSSETVAKVLSKGDVVVYESTVYPGVTEDECVPVLEKHSGLKFNQDFFVGYSPERINPGDKEHTVEKILKVTAGSTPEIGEQVNNLYAEVITAGTHLAPTIKVAEAAKVIENSQRDINIAFVNELAKIFNMMGIDTQDVLEAAGTKWNFLPFKPGLVGGHCIGVDPYYLAQKAQEIGYHPEIILAGRRMNDSMGQYVASELVKLMLKNDIKVKASKILVLGITFKENCPDVRNTKVVDVIKSLKEYGMEITIYDPLASPSEVKHEYGLEIVKTLPKSKFDAILLTVAHKEFLELNFEDLKEPTSVVYDVKGVLGDKCDKKL
- a CDS encoding nucleotide sugar dehydrogenase, whose product is MKVKNICCIGAGYVGGPTMAVIAQKCPEINVTVVDINEKRIAAWNDKDVNNIPIYEPGLSEVVEQARGRNLFFSTDVDAAIDQADMIFISVNTPTKTYGIGKGMAADLKFIELCARQIARVSTTDKIVVEKSTLPVRTAEALRNILDNTGNGVKYQILSNPEFLAEGTAVDDLMDPDRVLIGGDIDTIEGAEAVEALVDVYAHWIDRERILTTNVWSSELSKLTANAFLAQRVSSINALSELCEKTGADVNEVAKAVGMDSRIGPKFLQSSVGFGGSCFQKDILNLVYIAKSYGLNEVADYWEQVIIMNDHQKKRFAANIVKTLFNTVSGKKIGILGWAFKKDTNDTRESASIYVVDYLLNERAEVVVYDPQVKAEQIYADLDYLNSRPEDENRARVTIVNSPEDVTKQAHALAVLTEWDEFKDLDWTAIYKNMLKPAFLFDGRRILDRVEKENIGFDYYAIGS